A region of Salvelinus namaycush isolate Seneca chromosome 9, SaNama_1.0, whole genome shotgun sequence DNA encodes the following proteins:
- the LOC120053318 gene encoding galanin receptor 2a-like produces the protein MDLLGGERAVPNTFSLIFACTCGLILGIGFCANLLVFSLFAKYNTLRKNCLDILLLSMALADFLTLLLIPFTLHSAVSYSWPLGDTSCKVYQFFLAFSLAASTYSLCAVSMTRAMIITNPYHPPTMDLVVLMFVLVWASAFFISLPLRIFATKESLGPGLGNFTFCLPTIQEHHYQVVLSQFMLYYFVPMLVIAFNYVRLACFLHKSPVMSVASARNTRRASFMVFLAAGTFSICWLPGYILELCVYLGLYCHGQSWEMFYFICTVLQYLHPCVNPVLYVLLSKRYRHRRSAWLFTCHRNRVQPQVVSITTETM, from the exons GCTGTCCCCAACACGTTCTCCCTGATCTTTGCCTGTACCTGCGGGTTGATCCTGGGCATCGGTTTCTGTGCCAACCTACTGGTGTTCTCTCTGTTCGCCAAGTACAACACCCTGAGGAAGAACTGTCTGGACATCCTGCTGCTCAGCATGGCTCTGGCAGACTTCCTCACCCTGCTGCTCATCCCCTTCACTCTGCACTCTGCCGTCAG CTACTCGTGGCCGCTGGGGGACACCTCCTGCAAGGTGTACCAGTTCTTTCTGGCCTTCTCCCTGGCAGCCAGCACCTACAGCCTGTGTGCCGTGTCCATGACACGCGCCATGATCATCACCAACCCCTACCACCCTCCTACCATGGACCTGGTGGTCCTGATGTTTGTCTTGGTCTGGGCATCAGCCTTCTTCATCAGCCTGCCTCTGAGGATCTTCGCCACCAAGGAGAGCCTGGGCCCCGGCTTGGGTAATTTTACATTCTGCCTGCCCACCATACAGGAACACCACTATCAG GTGGTCCTCAGCCAGTTCATGCTCTACTACTTTGTCCCTATGCTGGTGATCGCCTTCAACTACGTCCGGTTGGCCTGCTTCCTCCACAAGAGCCCAGTCATGTCTGTGGCCAGTGCTCGCAACACACGCCGAGCCTCCTTTATGGTGTTCCTGGCGGCCGGGACCTTCTCCATCTGCTGGCTTCCCgg GTACATCCTGGAGCTGTGTGTGTACCTTGGGCTCTACTGCCACGGCCAGTCCTGGGAGATGTTCTACTTCATCTGCACCGTGCTCCAGTACCTCCATCCCTGTGTTAACCCCGTGCTCTATGTGCTGCTGTCCAAGAGGTACCGCCACCGCAGGAGTGCCTGGTTGTTTACCTGCCACAGGAATAGGGTGCAGCCGCAGGTTGTCAGCATCACTACAGAGACTATGTAG